Proteins encoded in a region of the Saccharothrix ecbatanensis genome:
- a CDS encoding DNRLRE domain-containing protein → MAVLTVVGVPAGPPLSGPGQLPDLGLSGLWRSVAGWLSPGAAQAAPDEPAAGPAPDARVEPPTRVREVEDRRTSSMRVFQLSNGEFEAEVSARPESFKDGQGRWRPIDTAVRESGKDGYRFGNDSNVFGSLFGDRTDRLVRFQAGDRHVAMGVDVEARNVEPRVEGSRVVYPGVFDGADLAYVVTGEALKEEIVLHKAPADATYRFTLQLGGVTATALPDGAIGFFPTGEGVADGPPLFTMPKPFMFDGAEDRKSPHGRVWSDKVTQTVAQQGSKITVTVTADREWLAEPGRKFPVTIDPTVKLQPTPTTGQDVQIWSDTPTRNDGSSYQLSVGTDPYGVARSLVRFDTSVVPAGTSLSSAKLRLYYDSELETGANNNVHEVRRVTAGWSEDTATWASVNGAFAEAALSTATKQANVGNVWHEWDVRNIAQSWVSGSAVNHGLMVKSTDETLSRGGAIYQAAEFAYNGENENNPKLVLTYGRPSADLKYPTKIYSTGAELNWGPYVDPDPANPADDAVEYQVHRTVFQAFTPSSSTLIAPLAPAATSFTDTTARPTPADSADPFGNAYYYMVAVKTRDGQLIPGPTQVARLPKAGLITQVFHGGTSDTTLSSNRPDTNLDSIGGQPWLMVGNSSATYGRTRAAVKWNDLSAIPAGARIVDADMMLWGFFSAGGGATFDGHPLTRSFTEGQATWNRASTATAWTTPGGDLGAFADQVVGIPNDPNWHIWENAGVVQGWVDDPASNHGFEVKLRDEAGAQQRVLFLSDEAAEPQLRPNLVVTYTQPTAEMTYYAPDTPSLRMIPGDEYTVPVSVTNSTTSTWRAADQVLSYRWNLPDGTDATTGGNRLETALPGDVLPGGTVTVQARVKTPIQSDAGNKREQFVLNWDLRNKTTGTWLSATGGIPALAQNVTVEDPTSDQLGLEKFYSYAGKATGSGSNVLVNQFAGNTVFSYDAFTNPGRGLNSFVRMTYNSMDTSATSLGQGWSLAASGLTRLGTYLELHPKGQDYPSRITLPDGDGTSHTFELNKNGSTDPARWTYDKPAGVHYFVQRDSGTDASRRWKLIRPDRSEFLFDDEGWLTAVKDRNGNEQRYTYTERKSNNQPRKFLAYVNDPHNRQVLTLDYFEKGETSNPKIIDNVQSIKDVSGRTITFTYDDKGLLTQFVDGAGTPQAKTFGFTYDATQGNKNVKLVKITDPRGSATDLAYYTAPVDPKDKWKLQTITDRLGFATGFAYSDPDGTTGSEVQSTVIDAETRTSTFRMDGYGRPTKTTNAKNQATQLEWDADNNVVKLVEDNGAVSTWTYDPKTGYPTSIRDAEAVANNWPATQLGYQTGPDGYTAELTSKTSPEGRAWAFGYDAKGNLTSVTDPKGVPTASPDDYKSVYTYDQFGQLTTSTDANENTTKFSGYDPTGFPGTTTDPYNHSTIAVYDVRGNVTSVKDAFDKVTTVTYDVFGRPLETRVPKNQDKGEFVVSPAPVYDANDNAARSTAPNGAVSTAVYDKADQVTSTTMPKDTSTGPERKSSFGYDKVGNLLTETQPLGNLTPTDPNDYVTRYGYDEIYQLITSTNAKNEKVSYTYDRVGNLVTVVDPRKNATADTADFTTKVTYDLNHRQVTTTDAEGKTEHTGVDKDGNVVSQRDKANTTTTLIYDQRSSLVEARVPHKTGVERITRFEYDEAGNQTRVVTPRGVETTNDPDDFVAATVYDKLNRPIEKLTPFDGDDVRYTTPDKTTYAYDRVGRVSQVSLPPSAGQTARNTTKHTYFDNGWVSTSTDPWDIATAYDYTDLGQQKTRTLTSAGGSSNRTMTWTYFPDGKLASRSDDGVPVGKHVALVDNTDTGFVETAGTWTVRTAGSGYQNTNHRSAPAGTGAATFTWKPVIPQDGTYEVFAKYATGLTGVATNTPYKVDTGTAQTTVPVDQTLNGGQWVSLGRHAFTAGNAAKISVSDAANGMVLADAVKLVRDNTGEVDHERKTFSHSYDANGNLLTLTDASPGAKVDAYAMTYNGLNQLAKVEEKLAAVVRGTTTFTYNENGTVLTRGHDKQNSAFRYNPRDLVDQVTNTETGGQPKITGYTYTDRGQVLQETKPNGNEVVYGYHLDGALASQVESKSDTAKTLVAQHHIEYNANGHRNRDASKIQNADNTTAYLDEVREYDFDPLDRIRKLTKKSAVGAVLETEDYVHDANSNVTTQTLEGKTTTFSYYFNRLLTASSSGATASYNYDPFGRLDTVAGGGQIVESYSYDGFDRTTQHGKLDGGALKTTTYAYDPLDRTTSKTADGKTTDFAYLGLTDKVVSEEITGQLQRTYQYDSFGQRLTQIKKDTDGTGPAAEEDSYYGYNPHTDVETLTKDNGDTRATYGYTAYGKDDTEAFTGIDKPEAQQPGKEPYNFYRYNGKRWDPSSGSYDMGFRDYNPGLNRFLTRDNYNGALSDMGLGADPFTGNRYAFVGGNPISRVELDGHRPEDEPGYCLGSQGDCGIDPNAGNAVTGHYSNEQLSSMGVLEGQFISNTLNGSDSPETPNSNAPYKEMTVLDAGDPGVQQLNEQLSATIGGVCATLNKLACQLFMHYADRSGTDFEVDLGELVKDKDFTTRVNDEMSTLDGLATNACQGAAGTTCVFTVDSRWQDVAFKADRSNKLGIGHAKFRIQGTLSVTVGQNGSSVQSSYTLGVNKRWDFDPDDAVDYGFISLAPYASMPAAGLAQEYVMRGTTGMTYNR, encoded by the coding sequence GTGGCCGTGTTGACGGTCGTCGGTGTGCCCGCGGGGCCGCCGTTGTCGGGTCCTGGTCAGTTGCCCGATCTGGGTTTGTCGGGGTTGTGGAGATCGGTGGCGGGGTGGTTGTCGCCGGGTGCGGCGCAGGCCGCGCCGGACGAACCGGCGGCTGGTCCGGCGCCGGACGCGCGGGTGGAGCCGCCGACGCGGGTTCGGGAGGTGGAGGATCGGCGGACGTCGTCGATGCGGGTGTTCCAGCTGTCGAACGGCGAGTTCGAGGCGGAGGTGTCGGCTCGGCCGGAGTCCTTCAAGGATGGTCAGGGCCGGTGGCGGCCGATCGACACGGCGGTACGTGAGTCCGGAAAGGACGGTTACCGCTTCGGCAACGACAGCAATGTGTTCGGCAGTTTGTTCGGTGACCGCACGGACAGGTTGGTGCGGTTCCAGGCGGGTGACCGGCATGTCGCGATGGGTGTGGATGTCGAGGCGCGGAACGTGGAGCCGCGGGTCGAGGGCAGTCGGGTGGTGTATCCGGGTGTGTTCGACGGGGCGGATCTGGCGTATGTGGTGACGGGGGAGGCGTTGAAGGAGGAGATCGTCCTCCACAAGGCGCCCGCGGATGCGACGTACCGGTTCACGTTGCAGTTGGGTGGTGTGACGGCGACGGCCCTGCCGGATGGTGCGATCGGGTTCTTCCCGACGGGTGAGGGTGTGGCGGATGGTCCGCCGTTGTTCACGATGCCGAAGCCGTTCATGTTCGACGGCGCGGAGGACCGCAAGTCGCCGCATGGCCGGGTGTGGAGCGACAAGGTCACGCAGACGGTGGCGCAGCAGGGATCGAAGATCACGGTCACGGTGACGGCGGACCGGGAGTGGTTGGCCGAGCCGGGGCGGAAGTTCCCGGTGACGATCGACCCGACGGTGAAGCTGCAGCCGACCCCGACCACCGGTCAGGACGTGCAGATCTGGTCGGACACCCCGACCCGCAACGACGGGTCGAGCTACCAGTTGTCGGTGGGCACGGACCCGTACGGTGTCGCGCGCTCGCTGGTCAGGTTCGACACGTCGGTGGTGCCGGCGGGGACGAGCCTGTCGTCGGCGAAGCTGCGGTTGTACTACGACAGCGAGCTGGAGACCGGCGCGAACAACAATGTGCACGAGGTGCGTCGGGTCACGGCCGGCTGGTCCGAGGACACCGCGACGTGGGCCTCGGTCAACGGTGCGTTCGCCGAGGCCGCGCTGTCCACGGCGACCAAGCAGGCGAACGTCGGCAACGTGTGGCACGAGTGGGATGTCCGGAACATCGCGCAGTCGTGGGTGTCGGGTTCGGCGGTGAACCACGGGTTGATGGTGAAGTCGACCGACGAGACCCTGAGTCGCGGTGGTGCGATCTACCAGGCGGCGGAGTTCGCCTACAACGGCGAGAACGAGAACAACCCGAAGCTGGTGCTGACCTATGGTCGGCCGAGCGCGGACCTGAAGTACCCCACGAAGATCTACTCCACGGGTGCGGAGCTGAACTGGGGTCCTTATGTGGACCCGGATCCGGCGAACCCGGCCGACGACGCGGTGGAGTACCAGGTGCACCGCACGGTGTTCCAGGCGTTCACGCCGTCGTCCTCGACGTTGATCGCACCGTTGGCACCGGCGGCGACGTCGTTCACGGACACGACGGCGCGTCCGACGCCGGCGGATTCGGCGGATCCGTTCGGCAACGCCTACTACTACATGGTCGCGGTGAAGACCCGTGACGGGCAGCTGATCCCGGGGCCGACGCAGGTGGCGCGGCTGCCGAAGGCGGGTCTGATCACGCAGGTGTTCCACGGCGGCACGAGCGACACGACGTTGTCGTCGAACCGGCCGGACACCAACCTGGACAGCATCGGCGGGCAGCCGTGGTTGATGGTGGGCAACAGCTCCGCCACCTATGGCCGTACGCGTGCGGCGGTGAAGTGGAACGACCTGTCCGCGATCCCGGCGGGTGCGCGGATCGTGGACGCGGACATGATGCTGTGGGGGTTCTTCAGCGCCGGTGGTGGTGCGACGTTCGACGGCCATCCGCTGACGAGGTCGTTCACGGAGGGCCAGGCGACGTGGAACCGGGCGTCGACGGCGACGGCGTGGACGACGCCGGGCGGTGACCTCGGCGCGTTCGCCGACCAGGTGGTGGGGATCCCGAACGACCCGAACTGGCACATCTGGGAGAACGCCGGTGTGGTGCAGGGCTGGGTCGACGACCCGGCCTCGAACCACGGGTTCGAGGTGAAGCTGCGCGACGAGGCCGGTGCGCAGCAGCGGGTGCTGTTCCTGTCCGACGAGGCCGCCGAGCCGCAGCTGCGCCCGAACCTTGTGGTGACGTACACGCAGCCGACGGCGGAGATGACCTACTACGCGCCGGACACCCCGTCGCTGCGCATGATCCCCGGCGACGAGTACACGGTCCCGGTCAGCGTCACCAACTCCACCACGAGCACGTGGCGTGCGGCGGATCAGGTGTTGTCGTACCGGTGGAACCTGCCGGACGGGACGGACGCGACCACGGGCGGGAACCGGTTGGAGACCGCGTTGCCGGGTGATGTCCTGCCCGGTGGGACGGTCACGGTACAGGCGCGGGTGAAGACTCCGATCCAGAGCGACGCGGGCAACAAGCGCGAGCAGTTCGTGCTGAACTGGGACCTGCGCAATAAGACCACCGGCACCTGGCTGTCCGCCACCGGCGGCATCCCCGCGCTGGCGCAGAACGTCACCGTCGAGGACCCGACTTCCGATCAGCTCGGGTTGGAGAAGTTCTACTCCTACGCCGGCAAGGCCACCGGCTCCGGTTCGAACGTGCTGGTCAACCAGTTCGCGGGCAACACGGTGTTCTCCTACGACGCGTTCACCAACCCCGGTCGCGGCCTGAACTCGTTCGTGCGCATGACGTACAACAGCATGGACACCTCCGCCACCTCGCTGGGCCAGGGCTGGTCACTGGCGGCGAGCGGCCTCACCCGATTGGGTACCTACCTGGAGTTGCATCCTAAGGGCCAGGACTACCCCAGCAGGATCACGCTGCCGGACGGTGACGGCACGTCGCACACGTTCGAGTTGAACAAGAACGGCAGCACCGACCCGGCGCGGTGGACCTACGACAAACCCGCCGGCGTGCACTACTTCGTGCAGCGCGACAGCGGCACCGACGCCTCCCGCAGGTGGAAGTTGATCCGCCCGGACCGCTCCGAGTTCCTGTTCGACGACGAGGGTTGGCTGACCGCGGTCAAGGATCGCAACGGCAACGAGCAGCGGTACACGTACACCGAGCGCAAGTCGAACAACCAGCCTCGCAAGTTCCTGGCGTACGTCAACGACCCGCACAACCGCCAGGTCCTCACGCTGGACTACTTCGAGAAGGGTGAGACGAGCAACCCGAAGATCATCGACAACGTCCAGTCGATCAAGGACGTGTCGGGGCGCACGATCACCTTCACCTACGACGACAAGGGACTGCTGACCCAGTTCGTCGACGGCGCGGGCACCCCGCAGGCCAAGACGTTCGGGTTCACCTACGACGCCACCCAGGGCAACAAGAACGTCAAACTGGTCAAGATCACCGACCCGCGCGGCAGCGCCACCGACCTCGCCTACTACACCGCGCCGGTGGACCCGAAGGACAAGTGGAAGCTCCAGACCATCACCGACCGCCTCGGCTTCGCCACCGGGTTCGCCTACAGCGACCCCGACGGCACCACCGGTTCCGAGGTCCAGTCGACGGTCATCGACGCGGAGACCCGCACCAGCACCTTCCGCATGGACGGCTACGGCCGACCCACCAAGACCACCAACGCCAAGAACCAGGCCACGCAGTTGGAATGGGACGCCGACAACAACGTGGTCAAGCTGGTCGAGGACAACGGCGCGGTCTCCACCTGGACCTACGACCCCAAGACCGGCTACCCGACCTCGATCCGCGACGCGGAGGCGGTGGCCAACAACTGGCCCGCCACCCAGCTGGGCTACCAGACCGGCCCGGACGGCTACACCGCCGAGCTGACCTCCAAGACCAGCCCCGAGGGTCGGGCGTGGGCGTTCGGATACGACGCCAAGGGCAACCTGACCTCGGTCACCGACCCCAAGGGCGTGCCCACCGCCTCACCCGACGACTACAAGTCCGTCTACACCTACGACCAGTTCGGGCAGCTGACCACCTCCACGGACGCCAACGAAAACACCACCAAGTTCTCCGGGTACGACCCGACCGGCTTCCCAGGCACGACCACTGACCCGTACAACCACAGCACCATCGCGGTCTACGACGTGCGCGGTAACGTCACCTCGGTCAAGGACGCGTTCGACAAGGTCACCACGGTGACCTACGACGTGTTCGGCCGTCCGCTGGAGACGCGGGTTCCGAAGAACCAGGACAAGGGCGAGTTCGTCGTCTCCCCGGCGCCAGTCTACGACGCCAACGACAACGCCGCTCGGTCCACCGCGCCCAACGGCGCCGTCTCCACCGCGGTGTACGACAAGGCCGACCAGGTCACGTCGACGACGATGCCGAAAGACACCTCGACCGGCCCGGAGCGCAAGAGCAGCTTCGGTTACGACAAGGTCGGCAACCTGCTGACCGAAACCCAACCGCTGGGCAACCTCACGCCCACCGACCCGAACGACTACGTCACTCGGTACGGCTACGACGAGATCTACCAGCTGATCACGTCCACGAACGCCAAGAACGAGAAGGTCTCCTACACCTATGATCGGGTGGGCAACCTGGTCACGGTGGTGGATCCGCGTAAGAACGCCACGGCTGACACCGCCGACTTCACCACGAAGGTCACCTACGACCTCAACCACCGCCAGGTCACCACGACCGACGCCGAGGGCAAGACCGAACACACGGGCGTCGACAAGGACGGCAACGTCGTCTCCCAGCGGGACAAGGCCAACACCACCACCACGCTGATCTACGACCAGCGATCGTCGCTGGTCGAGGCACGCGTGCCGCACAAGACCGGCGTGGAGCGCATCACCAGATTTGAGTACGACGAGGCGGGCAACCAGACCCGCGTCGTCACCCCACGCGGCGTGGAGACCACCAACGACCCGGACGACTTCGTCGCCGCGACCGTCTACGACAAGCTCAACCGCCCGATCGAGAAGCTCACGCCGTTCGACGGCGACGACGTGCGCTACACGACGCCGGACAAGACGACCTACGCCTACGACAGGGTCGGTCGGGTCAGCCAGGTCAGCTTGCCGCCATCGGCCGGGCAGACCGCGCGCAACACCACGAAGCACACCTACTTCGACAACGGTTGGGTGAGCACGTCCACCGACCCGTGGGACATCGCCACCGCCTACGACTACACCGACCTGGGGCAGCAGAAGACCCGCACGCTGACCAGCGCGGGTGGCTCGTCCAACCGCACGATGACCTGGACCTACTTCCCCGACGGCAAGTTGGCCTCCCGCTCCGATGACGGTGTGCCGGTCGGTAAGCACGTCGCGCTGGTCGACAACACCGACACCGGCTTCGTCGAGACAGCGGGCACTTGGACCGTCCGCACCGCCGGCAGCGGCTACCAGAACACCAACCACCGCAGCGCCCCCGCAGGGACCGGCGCGGCGACGTTCACCTGGAAGCCGGTCATTCCGCAGGACGGCACCTACGAGGTGTTCGCCAAGTACGCCACGGGCCTGACAGGCGTGGCCACCAACACCCCGTACAAGGTCGACACCGGCACCGCGCAGACCACCGTGCCGGTCGACCAGACCCTCAACGGTGGCCAGTGGGTCAGCCTCGGCAGACACGCCTTCACGGCGGGCAACGCGGCCAAGATCAGCGTTTCCGACGCGGCCAACGGCATGGTCCTGGCCGACGCGGTGAAGCTGGTGCGCGACAACACCGGCGAGGTCGACCACGAGCGCAAGACCTTCAGCCACTCCTACGACGCCAACGGCAACCTGCTCACGCTGACCGACGCCTCGCCGGGGGCGAAGGTCGACGCCTACGCGATGACCTACAACGGCCTCAACCAGCTGGCCAAGGTCGAGGAGAAGCTCGCCGCGGTGGTCAGGGGCACCACGACGTTCACCTACAACGAGAACGGCACCGTACTCACCCGGGGCCACGACAAGCAGAACTCGGCGTTCCGCTACAACCCGCGTGACCTGGTCGACCAGGTCACCAACACCGAGACCGGCGGCCAACCCAAGATCACCGGCTACACCTACACCGACCGCGGCCAGGTGCTGCAGGAGACCAAACCCAACGGCAACGAGGTCGTCTACGGCTACCACCTCGACGGCGCACTGGCTTCCCAGGTCGAGAGCAAGAGCGACACCGCCAAGACCTTGGTCGCCCAGCACCACATCGAGTACAACGCCAACGGCCACCGGAACCGCGACGCGTCCAAGATCCAGAACGCGGACAACACCACCGCGTACCTGGACGAAGTGCGGGAGTACGACTTCGACCCGCTGGACCGGATCCGCAAGCTGACCAAGAAGTCCGCGGTGGGGGCGGTGCTGGAGACCGAGGACTACGTCCACGACGCCAACAGCAACGTCACCACACAAACGCTCGAAGGCAAGACCACCACCTTCAGCTACTACTTCAACCGCCTGCTGACCGCCTCCAGTTCGGGGGCGACCGCGTCCTACAACTACGACCCGTTCGGCCGCCTGGACACCGTCGCCGGCGGCGGGCAGATCGTCGAGTCGTACTCCTACGACGGCTTCGACCGCACCACCCAACACGGCAAGCTCGACGGCGGGGCGCTGAAGACGACCACCTACGCCTACGACCCGCTCGACCGCACCACCTCGAAGACCGCGGACGGCAAGACCACGGACTTCGCTTACCTCGGCCTGACCGACAAGGTCGTCTCCGAGGAGATCACCGGCCAACTCCAGCGCACCTACCAGTACGACTCCTTCGGCCAGCGCCTCACCCAGATCAAGAAGGACACCGACGGCACCGGCCCTGCGGCGGAGGAGGACTCCTACTACGGCTACAACCCGCACACCGACGTCGAAACGCTGACCAAGGACAACGGCGACACCCGGGCCACCTACGGCTACACCGCCTACGGCAAGGATGACACCGAGGCCTTCACCGGCATCGACAAGCCCGAAGCCCAACAACCCGGCAAGGAGCCGTACAACTTCTACCGCTACAACGGCAAGCGCTGGGACCCGTCCTCCGGTTCCTACGACATGGGGTTCCGCGACTACAACCCCGGCCTCAACCGCTTCCTCACCCGCGACAACTACAATGGCGCCCTCTCCGACATGGGACTCGGCGCCGATCCGTTCACCGGCAATCGCTACGCCTTCGTCGGCGGCAACCCCATCAGTCGGGTCGAACTGGACGGTCACCGTCCCGAGGATGAGCCAGGCTACTGCCTGGGATCCCAGGGTGACTGCGGCATCGACCCGAACGCCGGCAACGCGGTGACCGGTCACTACAGCAACGAGCAGTTGAGTTCGATGGGCGTGCTGGAAGGGCAGTTCATCAGCAACACCCTGAACGGCAGTGACAGTCCGGAGACGCCGAACAGCAACGCTCCCTATAAGGAGATGACGGTGCTCGACGCCGGAGACCCGGGCGTGCAGCAGCTCAACGAACAACTGAGTGCCACTATTGGCGGCGTCTGCGCGACCCTCAACAAACTCGCTTGCCAACTCTTCATGCACTACGCGGACCGTTCGGGCACGGACTTCGAGGTCGACCTCGGTGAACTGGTGAAGGACAAGGACTTCACCACGAGGGTGAACGACGAGATGTCCACACTGGACGGCTTGGCGACGAACGCGTGCCAGGGAGCCGCAGGCACCACCTGTGTGTTCACGGTGGACAGTCGGTGGCAGGACGTCGCGTTCAAGGCGGACCGCAGCAACAAGCTCGGAATCGGCCACGCCAAGTTCCGCATCCAGGGCACGCTCTCTGTCACTGTCGGGCAGAACGGGAGTTCCGTGCAGAGTTCCTACACGCTCGGGGTCAACAAGAGGTGGGACTTCGATCCTGATGACGCTGTCGACTACGGGTTTATCTCCCTTGCGCCGTACGCCTCCATGCCGGCCGCCGGTTTGGCGCAGGAGTACGTGATGCGAGGCACCACCGGAATGACCTATAACCGGTAA
- a CDS encoding zinc ribbon domain-containing protein → MSEHDFLTAQAVDTEHRDTEHGKHVYALSGRLRCGLCGRRLDSHRVHDRPAYRCRHGHTSTHTRSENTPRNLYLREDHLLTRIGQHLTAAGIATEPTPEQTIRLVRDLCRPAATHAPSPVHVRQRPIAQTRSRVSRS, encoded by the coding sequence GTGTCCGAACACGACTTCCTCACCGCCCAGGCCGTCGACACCGAGCACCGCGACACCGAGCACGGAAAACACGTCTACGCCTTATCCGGCAGGCTTCGGTGCGGGTTATGCGGCCGACGGTTGGACTCCCACCGCGTCCACGACCGACCCGCCTACCGCTGCCGCCACGGACACACCAGCACCCACACCCGCTCCGAGAACACGCCGCGCAACCTCTACCTGCGCGAGGACCACCTGCTCACCCGCATCGGACAACACCTCACCGCCGCGGGTATCGCCACCGAACCCACACCCGAGCAGACCATCCGGCTCGTCCGCGACCTCTGTCGTCCCGCTGCCACGCACGCTCCAAGTCCGGTCCACGTCCGACAACGGCCCATCGCCCAGACCAGGTCACGCGTTTCACGTTCATAG